A genome region from Streptomyces sp. NBC_01296 includes the following:
- a CDS encoding sensor histidine kinase — MQKKRSRKNGTATDGPDPAGRRVRVRSRLVIGVAVAGLTVLAAGTPAVVSATRELNDSQQLVTLAEQTQHTLTLAHLLADERDAVVEYVAKGRPGAQAKGPVQERTALTDRQLAEVRDEADEPLALALGRVQAVRSEAVDGKGSALAAQQAYAGVIAELLAPGDRLAELTPPRAGAALATNRPLAPLGQAVEQASATRGLLLAALAVPRGEQLPNSAVVDELTTAAQRARVREQAALDDFTRVARPDVRQTLAATVTGPEVKTADDYLKRLTERPTLSSADRKLDGATVAPALTARIDRMRSVESTLAGQRATALATLRDDDVTRLEMLVAVLGLLFLVAVGFSTAVARSLTRPLSVLRRGAARLATPEGSVEPVRFTGRNDEFAEVVRHLNAVRDQTVSLHTRIAGLDADARRLIGRNEALGSGREALEAELTQLRAGLEEHRRIMSTTSVSLSLRTLGLVERQLAVIEELESKEQDPDRLATLFKMDHLATVMRRHNENLLVLAGQEHGHGAGAPVPLVDVMRAAVSEIERYERVELAALPPFTQVAGHAADDISHVLAELLENATTFSPPEAKVRVSGWLLDAGDVVLSVVDQGIGVTADRLEALNARLATPEAYDQEPESEHGLGLGLYVAGRLAARHGVTAELRAGRHGGTEALVVVPASLLPATPPSSPVHTFATPGVPELRLPGVIAEANENTIPPRRMPPAVERDAEPQAEAASAPEATPEPTPDPFRDPGPEADAELLRSMEWDTAEGLDPEADADADALLGEATAAAEASVPGAEPVPDQGGAVGAAVEVSGADLAPDFGPDLAGGLEPDADVHAPAADGGLPPAEQVFTAQAQAPEAEPASGGHAVPGPEGVLPPADQVFTAASGPAEELLARVVPAEPELPPADQVFTVAGPAAEVPDGRDPGDELLARVVPDAGPEALAGSDPDPAPADRLPDAGPQADVPEPGLPLPGQTATAVAPDGPAEPHRHAPDEADWVPRQGSHPDAGPEAVTDKGLPKRTPRTVAARRPEAVRPPEPARRVDADELRRRLGGFYQGTRDGRRVVAAELAQDTDQGDTAQEART; from the coding sequence GTGCAGAAGAAGCGGTCTCGGAAGAACGGCACCGCCACCGACGGACCCGACCCCGCAGGACGCCGCGTCCGCGTGCGCAGCAGGCTCGTCATCGGCGTCGCCGTCGCCGGCCTCACCGTCCTCGCGGCCGGCACCCCGGCCGTGGTCTCCGCGACGCGGGAGCTGAACGACTCCCAGCAGCTGGTCACGCTCGCCGAGCAGACCCAGCACACCCTCACCCTCGCGCACCTCCTCGCCGACGAGCGCGACGCCGTCGTCGAGTACGTGGCCAAGGGGCGCCCCGGCGCACAGGCGAAGGGCCCCGTCCAGGAGCGCACCGCGCTCACCGACCGCCAGCTCGCCGAGGTCCGCGACGAGGCCGACGAGCCGCTCGCGCTCGCCCTCGGCCGCGTCCAGGCCGTCCGCAGCGAGGCCGTAGACGGCAAGGGCAGCGCCCTCGCCGCCCAGCAGGCGTACGCGGGCGTCATCGCGGAACTGCTCGCCCCGGGCGACCGGCTCGCCGAGCTGACCCCGCCGCGGGCCGGCGCCGCCCTCGCCACCAACCGCCCGCTGGCCCCCCTCGGCCAGGCCGTGGAACAGGCCTCGGCCACCCGTGGACTGCTGCTCGCCGCGCTGGCCGTCCCCCGCGGTGAGCAGCTCCCCAACTCCGCGGTCGTGGACGAACTGACCACCGCCGCCCAGCGGGCCCGCGTACGGGAGCAGGCCGCCCTCGACGACTTCACCCGGGTCGCGCGGCCCGACGTACGCCAGACCCTCGCCGCCACCGTCACCGGCCCCGAGGTCAAGACGGCCGACGACTACCTCAAGCGGCTCACCGAGCGGCCCACGCTGTCCTCCGCCGACCGCAAGCTCGACGGCGCCACCGTCGCCCCCGCCCTCACCGCCCGCATCGACCGCATGCGGTCCGTGGAGTCCACCCTCGCCGGGCAGCGGGCCACCGCGCTCGCCACCCTGCGCGACGACGACGTGACCCGGCTGGAGATGCTGGTCGCGGTCCTCGGCCTGCTGTTCCTCGTCGCCGTCGGCTTCTCGACGGCCGTGGCGCGCTCGCTGACCCGGCCGCTGTCCGTCCTGCGCCGCGGCGCGGCCCGGCTGGCGACCCCGGAGGGCTCGGTGGAGCCGGTCCGCTTCACCGGCCGCAACGACGAGTTCGCCGAGGTCGTACGCCACCTCAACGCCGTCCGCGACCAGACGGTCTCCCTGCACACCCGGATCGCCGGCCTCGACGCCGACGCGCGCCGGCTCATCGGCCGCAACGAGGCGCTGGGCTCGGGCCGTGAGGCGCTGGAGGCCGAGCTGACGCAGCTGCGGGCCGGCCTCGAAGAGCACCGCCGCATCATGTCGACGACGTCGGTCTCGCTGTCGCTGCGCACGCTCGGACTGGTCGAGCGCCAGCTCGCGGTCATCGAGGAGCTGGAGTCCAAGGAACAGGACCCGGACCGGCTGGCCACCCTGTTCAAGATGGACCACCTGGCGACGGTCATGCGCCGCCACAACGAGAACCTGCTCGTCCTGGCCGGACAGGAGCACGGCCACGGCGCCGGCGCCCCGGTCCCGCTGGTCGACGTCATGCGGGCCGCGGTCAGTGAGATCGAGCGCTACGAGCGCGTCGAGCTGGCGGCGCTGCCCCCGTTCACCCAGGTCGCGGGGCACGCGGCCGACGACATCTCGCACGTGCTCGCCGAGCTGCTGGAGAACGCGACGACGTTCTCGCCGCCCGAGGCCAAGGTGAGGGTCTCCGGGTGGCTGCTCGACGCCGGTGACGTGGTGCTGTCCGTCGTGGACCAGGGCATCGGCGTCACCGCCGACCGGCTGGAGGCGCTGAACGCCCGGCTGGCCACGCCCGAGGCGTACGACCAGGAGCCGGAATCGGAACACGGCCTGGGCCTCGGCCTGTACGTGGCGGGGCGCCTCGCGGCCCGGCACGGGGTCACCGCGGAGCTCCGCGCCGGGCGGCACGGCGGCACGGAGGCCCTGGTGGTCGTCCCGGCGTCGCTGCTCCCGGCCACCCCGCCGAGCTCGCCGGTGCACACCTTCGCCACGCCGGGCGTGCCCGAGCTCCGGCTGCCGGGCGTGATCGCCGAGGCGAACGAGAACACCATCCCGCCCCGCCGGATGCCTCCGGCGGTGGAACGGGACGCGGAGCCCCAGGCCGAGGCCGCCTCCGCCCCCGAGGCCACGCCCGAGCCCACGCCCGACCCCTTCCGGGACCCGGGCCCGGAGGCGGACGCGGAGCTCCTGCGGAGCATGGAGTGGGACACCGCCGAGGGGCTGGACCCCGAGGCGGATGCGGATGCGGACGCGCTGCTCGGCGAGGCCACGGCCGCCGCCGAGGCGTCGGTCCCCGGCGCGGAGCCGGTCCCGGACCAGGGTGGGGCCGTCGGCGCCGCCGTGGAGGTTTCGGGCGCGGACCTGGCCCCGGACTTCGGGCCGGATCTCGCCGGCGGGCTGGAGCCCGACGCGGACGTGCACGCCCCGGCCGCGGACGGCGGGCTGCCGCCCGCCGAGCAGGTGTTCACGGCTCAGGCGCAGGCGCCGGAGGCGGAGCCTGCCTCGGGCGGCCACGCCGTCCCGGGTCCGGAGGGCGTACTGCCGCCCGCCGACCAGGTGTTCACTGCGGCGAGCGGACCGGCCGAGGAGCTGCTGGCGCGGGTCGTGCCGGCGGAGCCCGAGCTGCCGCCGGCCGATCAGGTGTTCACCGTGGCGGGCCCGGCCGCAGAGGTCCCGGACGGGCGGGATCCCGGCGACGAGCTCCTCGCGCGGGTCGTCCCCGACGCGGGACCGGAGGCCCTCGCGGGGTCCGACCCCGACCCGGCGCCCGCCGACCGGCTGCCCGATGCGGGCCCGCAGGCCGACGTACCGGAACCAGGACTGCCGCTCCCCGGGCAGACCGCCACCGCCGTCGCCCCCGACGGCCCGGCGGAGCCCCACCGGCACGCACCCGACGAGGCCGACTGGGTCCCCCGCCAGGGGAGCCACCCCGACGCGGGACCCGAGGCCGTCACCGACAAGGGGCTGCCCAAGCGGACCCCGCGCACGGTGGCCGCGCGTCGCCCCGAGGCCGTACGGCCGCCCGAGCCGGCGCGCCGCGTCGACGCCGACGAGCTGCGCCGCCGGCTCGGCGGCTTCTACCAGGGGACGCGGGACGGACGGCGCGTCGTGGCCGCCGAGCTCGCACAGGACACCGACCAGGGGGACACCGCACAGGAGGCACGCACATGA
- a CDS encoding roadblock/LC7 domain-containing protein: protein MTAPSTYGLSTQARNLQWLLTDLVEEVPGVNSVAVVSSDGLLLLSSDPGGAAGESPARTKGPRGASADLATIVSGLGSLTTGAAELMDGGAVKQTMVAMEYGSVFVMAISDGSLLGVHATPDCDMSVVAYHMALFVGRAGHVLTPEVRSELRQSMEKTP, encoded by the coding sequence ATGACCGCGCCCAGTACGTACGGACTGAGCACCCAGGCCCGCAACCTGCAGTGGCTGCTGACCGACCTGGTCGAGGAGGTGCCCGGCGTCAACTCCGTCGCCGTCGTGTCCTCGGACGGGCTCCTGCTGCTGTCCTCCGACCCCGGAGGAGCCGCCGGCGAGAGCCCCGCGCGCACCAAGGGCCCGCGCGGCGCCTCCGCCGACCTGGCCACCATCGTCTCCGGCCTCGGCAGCCTCACCACCGGCGCCGCCGAGCTGATGGACGGCGGCGCGGTCAAGCAGACGATGGTGGCGATGGAGTACGGCTCCGTCTTCGTCATGGCCATCAGCGACGGCTCGCTCCTCGGCGTGCACGCCACCCCCGACTGCGACATGAGCGTGGTGGCGTACCACATGGCCCTGTTCGTCGGCCGTGCCGGCCACGTCCTGACCCCCGAAGTCCGCAGCGAGCTGCGCCAGTCGATGGAGAAGACCCCGTGA